TTGCAGGTGTGGTTGTAAATGAGTTCTATAAGAATGGTCGGAACCTATCATGCTATGTCAACCAACCGAAGGAAGAAACTGAAACAGATGTGGGATGGTCATGGCAGGTAATTATTCAACAGAATTATTCGTACTAAATGTATTTATCATATCATTATCTTTTCTTAATTAGTTTATGCATGTTTAACAGATTAAGTAAAGCAGTCCATACGTACGACTGATCTATTTGTGTCTTGATCATTTAGGAATGTAGTGAGATGGTTAATCCCATCGGCATCGGCAACGACACCATGTTCCAGCTGCCTCGTGAATTTGATCTCGACCAAATCATCAATGACTGCAAGGAAGAGTATGGCGTTCCTCCCCGGCCTCATTGGATGCATGACTTCGTACAATGGAGGCCATGTATGTATAGTCCTAGCCTATGTTTATTACTTCTTTTCAGTTTCGATATTGCAGGAGTATCAAGATCCTATACACTAAGAAAATCAATGCCAAACATTGCAGGATATAAGATCGACTCTAGGCGAATTTGGTAGCAACATCATTTTCTCGAATGGACTAAGAGATCCTGTTGGTAGTGGAGGGTAAGAAAATGACTCTGAAACAACCATACAGGTTGTTTTATTAATATGAATATCACTAACCAAGTTTATCATTCTTATTTTGATTACACATATTTCAAGTTCAATGTGTACTGAACTAAATAGTTTAACCAAAACTGTTACCTCTTATATGACAGGGTGTTAAAGAACATATATATCAGACAATATCCTTGCCAGATAAGAGGCATATTTGGTTACACGGTTATACCAAGATATATAGAAAGCGTTTTATATATGGATTAAAACATATATAAGGTTTACAAACATATAAGAGAGACACAATTTCTTGTATAAGGTTTACAAACATATATGTTTTTGCAGGAACTCATTGTATGGATATAGTCATATAGATATCGCCTAACCTGACGATCCGGCGTGGCTGGTCGATCAACGCAGAACTGAGGTCGAAATCATCAAAAGATGGATTGCTACATACTATGATGAACTCAAAGATTTGAAGTGAAAGATCTAGTATAAGCTAACCAAGTTTTTTGAAGACATATAATTATGGCGATTCTAGCGATTCTGCTACGGTTTGCTAGGTTTCTTTTTTTCATTTCTCCGTGGCATCCAATCAATCACAGATTGCCAAACTCAGTGACTCATTTTTCTTTATCTCAATCCCTTATTTGATGTTCTCTTCACATTTACGCATGTTATTCCCTTTTTACAATCCACACATTCTTACTCCATTTTTTTTATAAGAAACTGTCTAAAATGTCCCTATTTTAGACAACTTGAAGAGATTAAAACTTGGATAATTTATACATTTTCTTATAAAAAATGAGGTATGGGTGTGTGAATTGTAAAAAGAGGTGTGTAAATTTCACTCTCCTATATATTGGTATTAGGGTTTTCCCCTAGTGATCTGTCCGTAATTTTACCCTATTGGTAATTAATTATACCAACCATTGAGTACGTTCATGCATATTGCCATCTAAGTGAAAGCGAAACCAAGAAGAGAGCAGTTCCAACTTGTTCAGACCAAAAAAGAAAAAGAAAAAAAAGAGAGTAGTTCCAACTTGCAATATTTTGCAAGTCTACTGCATAAAGTAGGAAGTTACCTTCAATCCAAGTAGAATTAAAATTTGTTTAGTCTTTGTGGTTTGAAGTCAAACATCTGTTTAGTCCTTGTGGTTTTATTTTAATCTGAATAGTCCTTAAAATCAGGATTTTTCATCTAAATAGTCCTTATGGTTTTATTTTAATCTGAATAGTTCTTAAAGTCATAATTTTTCATTCAAATAGTATTTCCGACAATTTTCTCAGTTAAAGGTCATAAGGACTATTTAGATGAAAAATCATAACTTTAAAGACTATTCAGATTAAAATAAAATTATAAGGACTATTTGGATGAAAAATCATTACTTTAAAGACTATTCAGATTAAAATGAAATTATAAGGATTAAACAGATGTCAATTTCAAATCACGAAGATAATGTATACAGTTGAAGTGACATATGAGAAAAAATTTCAATGATTAATATTACCGATTAGAAACTTAGAATAGAATAATGAGGACCCGACTCCTTCGCGAGGAAGGTCTTAGAGTCTTGACTACTTGTGAAGCAAGGTCGAGATCCTATTGGACATCTCCATCCTCCTATCACAATCTCTGCAACAAATCCATGCACTTTTAAATGGAAAAAGTCGGTCGTTTTCAAAAAGAAAAAGTTGGAGATTCTCCACTATCTCATCTAAACTTGGTAGAGGGGTTTAGTCGCAACAGACAAAGATGACTCATAGTATGACTTGTCGGGTTTTCGTGAAGTTTCAGACACCATATACCTTCACTCTTCTCCCCTGTTTCTCAGAGCTCACATGCAAACACAGAGATGACAACAAATAGGAGCAGAGACGAAACGACGCCGCTTTCATTGCCGGTAGGCTTCAAGTTCCATCCCACGGAAGAAGAGCTAGTGAATTACTATTTGAAGAAGAAGATTCACGGCGGAAATGTGTCAGAGATCAACCAAATCATCCCTTTCATCGAACTCTGTGAACACAAGCCGGCTGAGCTTCCCGGTAACTAAAGACTCAACCTTTCAGAGTTTTGATCACTACCCTTTTGTGAATATGATGCATTATGAACTGAGTTTTTGGGTTTTGGGTTTCAGGTTTGTTGGGGACCAGTGCGACAGAGGATCATGACATGGAGTGGTTCTTCTTCACAAGAAATGCTTACAAGTACAACAAAAGCTGTCGATCGAATCGGAGCACGAAGAAGGGGTTCTGGAAGATCACAGGCAAGGAGCGTGGGATTAAGGCTCGGCATTCCAAAGCTGTGATTGGGAAGAAGAGGACTCTGACTTTTTACCAGGGTCGTGGGGAAGCCAAGAAGAAGAAGACCGACTGGGTCATTCATGAGTACTATCTTCCTCGAAATGAAGTTGTTTCCTGTTCGAAGCAGACAAAGGTGAAGCTCTATATCTCTTTCTCAGTTTTCTGTGATTTTGCTATGTTTAGGGGATTGAGAGTTTAGTATGTCAAAGATACTAGTGATGTTACGAATGATTAACCATGACCTTACCGAAAACTTAATGCAGGGAGACTTTGTTATCTGTCGATTGAAGAACAAAGCAGATAAGAAGGATTCTTCAGTTAGTAATGAAGGGGAACCGGGTAGAGGCGATGATGGAATGAATCAAGAGGTAAGAACCAATATGTTCTTTGTTGTCTTGATATGGAGGATGAGAAGTATTGATGAAATTAAAATGTTGCTGGCTTGTAATTTTAAATGCTGATTTTATGGACGCAGGGAAATGGTGAGTTGCTAATTCATCAACCTCAGCCTCTGGATGACTGCTGCTCGTCAGCACTGTCGTCACCGGCATCCCAAGAGCTGGAAGCTGTTCTGCAAACCAATGGAACCAGTGGTGATTGTCATGAGTTGCAATCACAGTTGGGTGATAGTGAGTCTTGTCTTCTAGACAGGAATGAAGTTTCAACCTGTGATGAGGATGAGACTGTGTCTGATGTGTATCCACAGGTGAGGATGAACATGCTTTCTGTTAAGAAATTCGGCTATAATTGTATTTTTACGAGTCCCAAAAACTATAGCAAAACCTGAGACACAAAACATGAATATAAACAGAAGTTGTTGATTCTCATGTTACAAGATGATCTTTCCAACCACTGATGTTATAATCGATCTGCGTGTTTACTAGATTAGGCTGTGAAATGTAGTTGTAGATGTAATCGATCACATCCTCTTTGAAGTTTGCCCTTTGAACACCCTTATACCAACTCTATCCACATAGGGGTATGTATATATGAACTAATGCTTGCTCTTTTGCGATTGTTTAGCTTCGTGATCCACCAGAAGAAAATCTGGATTCACTCTTGTGTGCACTTCAGCCACAAGATTACCACCCTCCCATACTGCAGTCACCAATATACACAAAGCCGGGAAATGTTGCACATCCACTTCAGCCACAGAATGACCAGCCCTCGGTAATATTACAGTCACCAATATACACAAAGCCACACCACCCTCCCATACTGCAGTCACCAATATACACAAAGCCGGGAAATATTACACATCCACTTCAGCCACAGAATTACCAGCCCTCGGTAATATTGCAGTCACCAATATACACAAAGCAGGGAAATGTTTCAGATGCCAGTCTCTACTATGGTGAATGCAATAATTGGCAATCTGAATCTACGAAAACAATTTCAACCGATAAAGTTGACATACCAGTTAGACATGTCATGTCTAATTTTGAGAATCAAGCTCCAGATTATAGGAGTCCAGAGGTGAGAAGTATGCTAGATGAATTTTTATCTCAACCAAGTATGTTCAAGGACCGAACTCAATACTTGTTTATGCAGGTGCCTCATCCTCAAACCGAAGTCAATCTGGGATCAGCGGTCCATCCATTCCAGCCGCAAGATTCCACAGTACAGCCACTAATGTACATAAAATTTGGAGATGCTCTACATAATATCGACTGCAATGAGTTGCAATCTTCGTTTGGTGATAATAACTTTTCTTTCACAAAGTTCTTGAATATAAATTCTGCTTACCAGGATTATTACTCGTCTGACCAAACAGCACAGACTCCTTTCAAAGACTCCTGCCAAAATCACTGGGAAGGGTCTACCATGGGATAGTGGAGTAAGCACCGATACAAACACTGAAGTAGCCCAAGGATGGGTACAATATTCATCTGCATTAGCTATTGGAACTACCCTCCAATGTAGCTCAGGAACCACAAGATTTCTAATACTATCCTGCAACGAGATACGACAGTCTCATAACAGTAAGTTTTTGGCGGTATTGATGGTTTTCCCCTCCCACTTAGATTGTTAGCAGAATGGTCTGGAGCTCGTTCTTGATTGGGAAGAGATTTGTCACTAAACC
Above is a window of Fragaria vesca subsp. vesca linkage group LG7, FraVesHawaii_1.0, whole genome shotgun sequence DNA encoding:
- the LOC101308425 gene encoding NAC domain-containing protein 74-like: MTTNRSRDETTPLSLPVGFKFHPTEEELVNYYLKKKIHGGNVSEINQIIPFIELCEHKPAELPGLLGTSATEDHDMEWFFFTRNAYKYNKSCRSNRSTKKGFWKITGKERGIKARHSKAVIGKKRTLTFYQGRGEAKKKKTDWVIHEYYLPRNEVVSCSKQTKGDFVICRLKNKADKKDSSVSNEGEPGRGDDGMNQEGNGELLIHQPQPLDDCCSSALSSPASQELEAVLQTNGTSGDCHELQSQLGDSESCLLDRNEVSTCDEDETVSDVYPQLRDPPEENLDSLLCALQPQDYHPPILQSPIYTKPGNVAHPLQPQNDQPSVILQSPIYTKPHHPPILQSPIYTKPGNITHPLQPQNYQPSVILQSPIYTKQGNVSDASLYYGECNNWQSESTKTISTDKVDIPVRHVMSNFENQAPDYRSPEVPHPQTEVNLGSAVHPFQPQDSTVQPLMYIKFGDALHNIDCNELQSSFGDNNFSFTKFLNINSAYQDYYSSDQTAQTPFKDSCQNHWEGSTMG